The sequence below is a genomic window from bacterium 336/3.
TTTTTCACCTTTTTTATTAAAAACTTCTAACTCATAACTATCCGAAATACCATGCTCTCGAGCTTTATTTTTTGTAGCTATCATCTCTTTTTTATCCGCCTCAATAAACTTTTCTGATGCTTTACACCCTTTCAGTTCGTTTAAGGTATATCCTGACATTTCACAGAAACTCTGGTTAGCAAAAATGATGGTATCATCATTATCTACTTCCAAAAGCCCCAAATTCATGTTTGCGATAATATTTCTAAATTTCTCTTCTTGAATAGTTAATTGTTTCTCCCATTTCTGTCTATTTCTGATATTGATGAGCATTTGTCCAAAAAGAAACAATAATCTTTTTTCTTTTTCAGAGTATTCATGATGTTTTTGTACAGAATCGAAACCCACAAAACCTACCAATGTTTTACCATCTATCATAGGAATTGAGATTAAACTTTTTATACCTTGAGGCTCTAAAATAGATTTAAGTCCACCTTCTCCATCATCTTCAAGAGCTAATACATCTGGAACATAGAAAGGTTCACCTTTTTTATGTTTTTCTACCCATTGAGGAAAGAACTCAATAGGAACATCTTGAAGGTTATTAATTTCTGCACTTATATTGTTATAACACCATTCATAAGTATTGGAAGTAGTATTATTATCAAAATCGTAGTCAAAAATATAAGCTCTGTCAGCTTCCACAAAAAGCCCTAATTTCTCTAAAGATTTATTGATAGTAGTTTCTACTTGTCCCAAGTCCAGATTGATATAAGTAGAAGCAATATCTATTAGAATTTCTTGCAATCTTACCTCTTGAATCAAGTTATCTTCTGCAAAAAACTGTGAAGTTCTATCTACCAATACTCCATCTATACGAATAGGTTCACCTTTTTCATTATAAATAATTTTTCCTTTATTTCTTACCCATTTTACTTCGCCTGTGTTGGTTACTACACGATGCTTTACAGTATATTCTCCATACTGTTTGAGTGTTTCTAAAACTAAAGATATAATAGATAAATCGTTTGGGTGAATAGCCTTTTCCCACCATTTTGGAGTATCAAACCAATAATCTAATTTTTCACCCAGTAATTTTTCAACAGAAGGGGTAGCAAAAATAAGTTTATAGTCAGGTAAACTTGCTGACCAAACTACATCTGTCATTTCATTAAAAATACTTTCTAATTTTTGTTTAGCATCAAGTAATTGGTTTTCAGCAAATTTTCGTTCTGTAATGTCTCTTGAGTTAGCTACTACAAAACCTTTTCCAGCTATTTCCAAATATTGGACAGTTACTTCCACAGGAAAATATTTTTGAGTAGCTTGGTTTGTATTGACACCCTCTATAACCAGTGTTTTATTAGATTTAAGATAGTTTATATGTTTTTCCCATTCTCCTTCTTTTCTGAAAATCGCCTCAAAATCTTGAACTTTGTATTTACTACATTCTTCTTGTTTGATTCCTAAACGTTCTTCTGCAATTTTATTGATATAATAAAGTTCTCCTGTTTCTGTTGAAATTTGGAATGCATCAGATGTATTATTAATTAAATTTGAAAGAAGCTCTAAACGTCTGTTGGTCTCAATAAGAGCAAATTCACTTAATTTTTGTTTTGTAATATCAATGGCTAGAGCTACAAGTTCTATTTTTTCCTGATTGTAAGACAATTGTACACTTTGTCCAAGCCATCTTTCATCTCCCTCTTTCGTCAGAATCGGAAATTCAGAATAAGAGGAGTTAACATTTTTATCTATTTGGTTTTCTAACTTTTCTACAATTTGTTCTTTGAAATCACTTCGTATAATATCTTTTACTTTTTTTGTTAAAATTTCTTGTGAGCTATAACCTAAAATACCTTCTGCTGCAGGATTCACATAAATAAAATCTAATTCTGCATTAATTTTATAAATAATATCAGAAGCCTTATCAAGCATACTTCTATATTGAGCTTCAGACTTCTTAATTTGCTCAGACTGAGCCTTTAACCTACTTAAAAGTAATTTTATTTCATCATTGTTAATCTCTATTTGCTTGAATATATGTAAAAAATCGAAAGTAGGGTCGTGTAATGCAAAGTCTTGTAAATAGAGTTTTTTTTCTTTGAGAAAATCTATGTTTTTTACCCAAGGTGAACCTATAAATAAGAGTGTATCCTTTTCATAAACTTGCTCAAATTGTCCTCTAAAAATTATATCATCAGTTTTATATCGAATGAAGAAGACTTGTCTGATATTTTCAGAAATATCTTTTACCCCCCAATTTGTGATATAGGGACGTTCTAAAATAAATTCAGAAGTAAATAAACTTCCAGTAATATCTCCAAACAGTTTTTCACTACTAATTCCTTGCGAAACAATAGCCCCTTGTGCATCAAATTCGATATAAAATGGAAATAGTTTATCTAATTGTTCTTTCGAAAATTTTATATTTAGTTCCATACAACTTTGAAGACCTTGTGTGTATATTTTTCATTTTTGGTTTCAATGAGTTCTAAAGCAATAGGCACATCATAGAATTTGCCTAAACCTGTCAGAAGCCCATGAACAAAGTCTGTAAGCCCTATACGTTTTGAAATGTAATGTACATGTAAACTATTTTCTGTAATATCACTGATTTTAAACTCAGGAGGAGTCAGCTTTGGATATATCATCATGACCCGATTATGAAATAGTGGTAAGTTTATTAGAAAATCTCTAAGTGAATTTCCACCACTTTCCATCAGATAACCATATTTTTCTTTTCCAGTCCTTAATATCCACCATTCACCAAAAGCCTTCAAGACATCCGAAATAGATATATTCATTTCATCAGAAACAGCAGTAGCTAATTTAAAAGTCACCTCATCATCATAAGGCTCATTACTGATAAAAAAGTCAACATCTACCCCACTGCGTTCTTTGACAGATTCCCATTTTTCAGAACCGAAATTTTCAACAACCAATTCTTCAATTGCCTTATTTACAATACCATACATAATCTTAGTCTATTTTGATTTCACCATTTTTGATAAGATTATAAATTTTAGATTTGCCAATATCCAATTTTTCAGCCACCAACAACACATTACTATCATATTTCTTTAGATAGTGGCTAATAATTTCGTTTTCGTATTCTTTTAAAGTTTTTTCAGTCAATGAATAAGTTGGATTATTATTCAATTGGTAAAAAGTAATATCTTCTGCTTTGATTTCATTGTTATTACACATTACACAAGCCAAGTCTATCACAGCTTTTAATTCTCTGACATTACCAGGGAAAGTATATTTTTTAAGCTTTGTTTTAGCATCTTCAGACAAGCTAATAGATTTTATTTTATTTTGTTTGCCATATTCATCTATAAAATATTTAGCCAAAATCAATACATCATTTTGCCGTTCTCGTAATGGAGGTAGTTCAATAGGTAAACCTACTACTCTAAAAAATAAATCTTCTCTAAAATTTCCCTTTTTTACTTCTTCTGCAAGATTTTTATGAGTTGCCGTAATCAGTCTTATATCTATAGATATGGGCTTGTTGCTTCCTACTTTTACAATTTCTCTTTCCTGAATTACTCTTAAAAGTTTACTTTGTAAAGAGAGTTCAAGTTCTCCAATCTCATCTAAGAATAATGTTCCTCCATGAGCTTCCTCAAATTTCCCTTTTTTTGTGTTTAAAGCTCCTGTAAAAGCACCTTTTTCATACCCAAATAGTTCACTTTCTACTAAATTGGAAGGTATAGCAGCCATATTTATTGTAATAAAAGGCTTTTTCTTTCTTTCACTATGATAGTGGATAGTCTTGGCAAAAACTTCTTTTCCAGTTCCTGTTTCGCCTGTTAAGGACACATTAATATTTGATTGAATTGCCTTTTGAACTAATGAGAATGTTTTTTTGATGGCATCACTTTTTCCTATTATACTATCTTCTAAAGCATATTTATGTTCTAGTTGTTCTTTTAGTTCTTCTACCTCTTTTTTAAGTGAAATATTCTCTCTGATATTGATAACAGACTTCCAAAGTAGGTCTTTGGTATGCTCATCTTTGATAATATAATCTTTAGCTCCTGTTTTGAGTAGATTAACAGCCACAACAATGTCTTCTTGTCCACTTATAATAATAACTGGAATATTTTTATTTCTATTCTGGATTTCTTTGAGGAGTTTTTCACCTGTCATATCAGGCAAACCAAAATCCATACAAACTAAATCAGGTAGCTTATACAAGTTATTGAGTAAATCTTTGGCTGTTACAAACAAAGATATTTCATAATCAGGGTTTAATGAAAGATGATGTTGCAATAATTGCCCATACCAAGGGTCATCTTCTACAATAAAAACTTTAAAATTCATAGTGGTGTTTTAAAGCATACAAGTATATCTTAATTGAATAAACCAATATATGCTTTAATTATTGAAATCACAATAAAAAAAGTCCTAAAAAATTTAGGACTTTTTTACATTTTAGGCTAAACATTCCCTAGTTCTTGCCTTAGGAAATATACATTGGGGTTATAATCAGCTAGGTTGCTCAAATCATTTACTTTCTTGCTTACTAAGTTTTCTATATCTTCTTCATTATAAGATTCCAAATTATAACTATTTCCAAGAAAAGCATTCTCTTGAGAAATTTTAGAAATACTCTTAGCTGGTAGCTTATCTACTTTATAAAAATATTTCATGCTTTCATTTTCCAATGAGTTTCTCCATGTAGAGTACACCAACCCTTCTAACTCTTGGCTTGAGGAATTCACTAGATACAAGTCATTATTAACTTTCAAGAAAAATATAATGTCTTCTTTTTCTAACTCTTTCATATTTGTATTGTGTTTGGTGTGATTAACTGTAACAAAGTAATCTAAACACTCCGTAAAAAATGTGAGGAGCAAACAAGATATTTTAAGAAGTTTTATTAGATGTGAAAACTACCCGACTTTTTATCAAAAAAAGTAAGGAAGAAAGGCATATATCCTTCATTCCTTACTCATTTCTAAACACTTGACAGACAAAATAATATTTATTTGGGTATGAATTTTACAAACTTATATTTATCTGAGATAATGGCTGTTCCCCATTTTTGGGCATCAGCTAACGGGATGGCATTTACTTCGTACCAAGCACCCTTTTTATTGATGATTTTAGTATAGTAAAAATCATCATCATATACATCTGCCTTATATCCACTATCTTGTAGAGACTTTTTTAAGCTTTCTTTGATTTTATTGTATTCTGCTTTTTTTGAACGCAAGTAGTAACTATATATTTGTGTTTCCACCCACTTTCCTTTTGAGTCATAAACTACTACACTGGCTCTATCATGGTCTCCAATGGTTATATAACCATTTTCATGTTCATAAGTATAAAAATCTGATTCAATTTTAATTCGTTTTTTAGCATCAGATAATATTTTATCAGATTTATATTCGTAATTTTTGACAGGCTTACCATATTTATCAAAAGCTTCATACAATATTTGAGCAGAAGCTTGATAAACAAACAAGAAAACAAGCATAAAGCTTACAAAAACATTTTTCATAGTGTTACGAATTTAGATGTAAAATTTTATAAAATGAAAACTACAAATATCATTCAAAATCGTAAATTGTTGTAGAAATATTATTGGCAATCAGTGTTTTTTCAATGAGAGGCTCTATTTTCTCCCATTTACCACCTGCAAGCCCACAGCCAATTCGGGGCATGTGTACTGATGCACCCAGTTCTAAAGCTTTTTCTGCTAGTTTTTCCAAACATTCTTCTACAGCTTCGTAACGAATCGGGACACCATTGCTACCCGTTTTGATACCTTGTTGTCCTATCATATTGGCTACATAGATGTATTCTTCTACTTGTACAATTTGGATACTACCCAGTTTAAAATCGTTGCTGGCTCTATCTCTGTGCCATTTTCTGTAAGCTTCTTCTGGTTCTTCCCATCTTTTGGAAATGGCTACTACAAAACCTTTTCCCCAGCCTCCTATATTATTACAAATATGAGCAATAATTTTAATGCCTTTCGCCTGTGGAGATGTCGCATCTCCTTTGATGTAATTAATCTGAAGCATTTTAAATGATTATTTGATATAACTTGTAGATAAAAATAGGGTTTTCTTTTGATATATGTAATTGATTCAAAGATGAATTTGAAGCATTCATAAACTCCTCTGTTTTTAGAAAAATTTGAGCATCTTTATGGG
It includes:
- a CDS encoding Appr-1-p processing protein; its protein translation is MLQINYIKGDATSPQAKGIKIIAHICNNIGGWGKGFVVAISKRWEEPEEAYRKWHRDRASNDFKLGSIQIVQVEEYIYVANMIGQQGIKTGSNGVPIRYEAVEECLEKLAEKALELGASVHMPRIGCGLAGGKWEKIEPLIEKTLIANNISTTIYDFE
- a CDS encoding regulator: MNFKVFIVEDDPWYGQLLQHHLSLNPDYEISLFVTAKDLLNNLYKLPDLVCMDFGLPDMTGEKLLKEIQNRNKNIPVIIISGQEDIVVAVNLLKTGAKDYIIKDEHTKDLLWKSVINIRENISLKKEVEELKEQLEHKYALEDSIIGKSDAIKKTFSLVQKAIQSNINVSLTGETGTGKEVFAKTIHYHSERKKKPFITINMAAIPSNLVESELFGYEKGAFTGALNTKKGKFEEAHGGTLFLDEIGELELSLQSKLLRVIQEREIVKVGSNKPISIDIRLITATHKNLAEEVKKGNFREDLFFRVVGLPIELPPLRERQNDVLILAKYFIDEYGKQNKIKSISLSEDAKTKLKKYTFPGNVRELKAVIDLACVMCNNNEIKAEDITFYQLNNNPTYSLTEKTLKEYENEIISHYLKKYDSNVLLVAEKLDIGKSKIYNLIKNGEIKID
- a CDS encoding heme NO-binding protein translates to MYGIVNKAIEELVVENFGSEKWESVKERSGVDVDFFISNEPYDDEVTFKLATAVSDEMNISISDVLKAFGEWWILRTGKEKYGYLMESGGNSLRDFLINLPLFHNRVMMIYPKLTPPEFKISDITENSLHVHYISKRIGLTDFVHGLLTGLGKFYDVPIALELIETKNEKYTHKVFKVVWN